The following coding sequences are from one Poecile atricapillus isolate bPoeAtr1 chromosome 28, bPoeAtr1.hap1, whole genome shotgun sequence window:
- the RAB3A gene encoding ras-related protein Rab-3A, whose protein sequence is MASATDSRYGQKESSDQNFDYMFKILIIGNSSVGKTSFLFRYADDSFTPAFVSTVGIDFKVKTIYRNDKRIKLQIWDTAGQERYRTITTAYYRGAMGFILMYDITNEESFNAVQDWSTQIKTYSWDNAQVLLVGNKCDMEDERVVSSEKGRQLAEHLGFEFFEASAKDNINVKQTFERLVDIICEKMSESLDTADPAVTGAKQGPQLTDQQAPPHQDCAC, encoded by the exons ATGGCGTCCGCTACCGACTCCCGCTATGGGCAGAAGGAATCCTCGGACCAGAACTTCGATTACATGTTCAAGATCCTGATCATCGGCAACAGCAGCGTGGGGAAAACCTCCTTCCTGTTCCGGTACGCCGACGACTCCTTCACGCCCGCCTTCGTCAGCACCGTCGGCATCGACTTCAAGGTCAAGACCATCTACCGGAACGACAAACGCATCAAGCTGCAGATCTGG GACACGGCCGGGCAGGAGCGGTACCGCACCATCACCACCGCCTACTACCGCGGGGCCATGGGCTTCATCCTCATGTACGACATCACCAACGAGGAGTCCTTCAACGCCGTGCAGGACTG GTCCACCCAGATCAAGACCTACTCCTGGGACAACGCCCAGGTCCTGCTGGTGGGGAACAAGTGTGACATGGAGGATGAGCGCGTGGTCTCCTCGGAGAAGGGCCGCCAGCTCGCCGAGCACCTGG GGTTTGAGTTTTTCGAGGCCAGCGCCAAGGACAACATCAACGTGAAGCAGACCTTCGAGCGGCTGGTGGACATCATCTGCGAGAAGATGTCGGAGTCGCTGGACACGGCCGACCCCGCGGTCACCGGCGCCAAGCAGGGCCCCCAGCTCACGGACCAGCAGGCCCCCCCTCACCAGGACTGTGCCTGCTAG
- the PDE4C gene encoding cAMP-specific 3',5'-cyclic phosphodiesterase 4C isoform X4, with amino-acid sequence MLPGSRCPSRRHSCIGFDLENGPPGRGALDPQASPGAGLVLQGTFTHGQRRESFLYRSDSDYDLSPKAMSRNSSIASDLHGEDMIVTPFAQVLASLRTVRSNLTHLQDRAGIKRGSSSSLPSGSKTSLSAEDAHQKLSRETLEELDWCLDQLETLQTRHSVSEMASNKFKRMLNRELTHLSETSRSGNQVSEYISSTFLDKQHEVEIPSALAKDKEKERRKRPMSQISGVRKLKHGSSLAAAGIPRFGVRTDHEALLAKELEDTNKWGLDVFKVAEYSGNRPLTVIMYSIFQERDLMKTFRIPVNTFITYMLTLEDHYHADVAYHNNLHAADVAQSTHVLLSTPALEAVFTDLEIMAAIFASAIHDVDHPGVSNQFLINTNSELALMYNDASVLENHHLAVGFKLLQEENCDIFQNLSRKQRQTLRKMVIDMVLATDMSKHMNLLADLKTMVETKKVTSLGVLLLDNYSDRIQVLQNMVHCADLSNPTKPLELYRQWTDRIMVEFFHQGDREREKGMEISPMCDKHTASVEKSQVGFIDFIAHPLWETWADLVHPDAQELLDTLEDNREWYQSMIPRSPSPPPEGPAVSPATTDKFQFELTLEEEEEGESDTELEGAESPLDEDNSGSKTPGTDDSESADTKRLSPGPGDRDSPVPRPRDVDNQRALEGTLPKDGGSGCSVPGPEGSQGLCLDTEGNVTFLSLGT; translated from the exons ATGCTGCCGGGGAGCCGCTGCCCGTCCCGGAGGCATTCCTGCATCGG cTTTGACCTGGAGAATGGCCCCCCAGGCCGGGGAGCGCTGGACCCCCAGGCCAGCCCGGGAGCGGGGCTGGTCCTGCAGGGCACCTTCACCCACGGCCAGCGCCGCGAGTCCTTCCTGTACCGCTCCGACAGCGACTACGACCTGTCCCCAAAAGCCATGTCCCGCAACTCCTCCATCGCCAGCGACCT GCACGGAGAAGACATGATCGTCACACCCTTTGCCCAG GTCCTGGCCAGCCTCCGCACTGTCCGCAGTAACCTGACCCACCTCCAGGACCGCGCCGGCATCAA GCGAGGATCGAGCAGCAGCCTGCCCTCGGGGAGCAAGACCAGCCTCTCCG CAGAAGATGCCCACCAGAAGCTCTCACGGGAgaccctggaggagctggattGGTGCTTGGACCAGCTGGAGACGCTGCAGACCCGGCACTCGGTCAGCGAGATGGCCTCCAACAAG TTCAAGCGGATGCTGAACCGGGAGCTGACGCACCTCTCGGAGACCAGCCGCTCCGGGAACCAGGTCTCCGAGTACATCTCCAGCACCTTCCTGG ACAAGCAGCACGAGGTGGAGATCCCCTCAGCACTGGCAAAGGACAAGGAGAAGGAGCGGAGGAAGCGCCCCATGTCCCAGATCAGCGGCGTCAGGAAGCTGAAGCACGGCTCCAGCCTGGCCGCCGCCGGCATCCCCCGCTTCGGGGTGCGCACGGACCACGAGGCGCTGCTGGCCAAG gagctggaggacaCCAACAAGTGGGGGCTCGACGTGTTCAAAGTCGCCGAGTACTCGGGGAACCGCCCGCTGACCGTCATCATGTACAGCATCTTCCAG GAGCGTGACCTGATGAAGACCTTCCGCATCCCCGTCAACACCTTCATCACCTACATGCTGACGCTGGAGGATCACTACCACGCCGACGTGGCCTACCACAACAACCTGCACGCCGCCGACGTGGCGCAGTCCACACACGTCCTCCTCTCCACACCTGCGCTGGAG GCTGTCTTCACAGACCTGGAGATCATGGCTGCCATCTTCGCCAGCGCCATCCACGACGTTGATCACCCCGGCGTCTCCAACCAGTTCCTCATCAACACCA ACTCGGAGCTGGCCCTGATGTACAACGACGCCTCGGTGCTGGAGAATCATCACCTGGCCGTGGGCTTCAAGCTCCTCCAGGAGGAGAACTGTGACATCTTCCAGAACCTGAGCAGGAAGCAGAGGCAGACGCTCCGTAAAATGGTCATCGACATG gtgTTGGCCACGGACATGTCCAAGCACATGAACCTGCTGGCGGATCTGAAGACCATGGTGGAGACCAAGAAGGTGACCAGCCTGGGGGTGCTACTGCTGGACAACTACTCCGACCGGATCCag GTCCTGCAGAACATGGTGCACTGCGCCGACCTCAGCAACCCCACGAAGCCTCTGGAGCTGTACCGGCAGTGGACCGATCGCATCATGGTGGAGTTCTTCCACCAGGGAGACCGGGAGCGGGAGAAGGGCATGGAGATCAGCCCCATGTGTGACAAGCACACCGCCTCCGTGGAGAAGTCCCAG GTGGGATTCATCGACTTCATCGCCCACCCGCTCTGGGAGACGTGGGCCGACCTCGTGCACCCCGAcgcccaggagctgctggacacGCTGGAGGACAACCGGGAATGGTACCAGAGCATGATCCCGCGCAGCCCCTCCCCTCCGCCCGAGGGACCCGCCGTGTCCCCCGCCACCACCGACAAGTTCCAGTTCGAGCTGacgctggaggaggaggaggagggtgagtCGGACACGGAGCTGGAAGGCGCCGAGAGCCCCTTGGACGAGGACAACAGCGGCTCCAAGACGCCCGGCACGGATGACTCGGAGTCTGCCGACACCAAGCGCCTGTCCCCCGGCCCCGGGGACCGGGACTCGCCCGTGCCCCGCCCCAGGGACGTGGACAACCAGCGGGCGCTGGAGGGGACCCTGCCGAAGGACGGTGGCAGCGGGTGCTCCGTGCCAGGGCCCGAGGGCAGCCAGGGGCTGTGTCTGGACACAGAGGGCAATGTCAcattcctgtccctgggcacgTAG
- the PDE4C gene encoding cAMP-specific 3',5'-cyclic phosphodiesterase 4C isoform X3, whose translation MLPTTRCSPGASPATSPRGSPRSSPRNSPVFFRKLLMNQSIRLQRRFTVAHPLCFDLENGPPGRGALDPQASPGAGLVLQGTFTHGQRRESFLYRSDSDYDLSPKAMSRNSSIASDLHGEDMIVTPFAQVLASLRTVRSNLTHLQDRAGIKRGSSSSLPSGSKTSLSAEDAHQKLSRETLEELDWCLDQLETLQTRHSVSEMASNKFKRMLNRELTHLSETSRSGNQVSEYISSTFLDKQHEVEIPSALAKDKEKERRKRPMSQISGVRKLKHGSSLAAAGIPRFGVRTDHEALLAKHLPGERPAGMSPSPWPGGDEPPPAFPQERDLMKTFRIPVNTFITYMLTLEDHYHADVAYHNNLHAADVAQSTHVLLSTPALEAVFTDLEIMAAIFASAIHDVDHPGVSNQFLINTNSELALMYNDASVLENHHLAVGFKLLQEENCDIFQNLSRKQRQTLRKMVIDMVLATDMSKHMNLLADLKTMVETKKVTSLGVLLLDNYSDRIQVLQNMVHCADLSNPTKPLELYRQWTDRIMVEFFHQGDREREKGMEISPMCDKHTASVEKSQVGFIDFIAHPLWETWADLVHPDAQELLDTLEDNREWYQSMIPRSPSPPPEGPAVSPATTDKFQFELTLEEEEEGESDTELEGAESPLDEDNSGSKTPGTDDSESADTKRLSPGPGDRDSPVPRPRDVDNQRALEGTLPKDGGSGCSVPGPEGSQGLCLDTEGNVTFLSLGT comes from the exons ATGCTGCCCACCACGCGCTGCTCGCCGGGGGCTTCTCCGGCCACGTCCCCCCGCGGTTCCCCCCGCAGTTCCCCCCGCAATTCCCCCGTCTTCTTCAGGAAGCTCCTGATGAACCAGAGCATCCGCCTGCAGCGGCGCTTCACCGTGGCGCATCCCCTCTG cTTTGACCTGGAGAATGGCCCCCCAGGCCGGGGAGCGCTGGACCCCCAGGCCAGCCCGGGAGCGGGGCTGGTCCTGCAGGGCACCTTCACCCACGGCCAGCGCCGCGAGTCCTTCCTGTACCGCTCCGACAGCGACTACGACCTGTCCCCAAAAGCCATGTCCCGCAACTCCTCCATCGCCAGCGACCT GCACGGAGAAGACATGATCGTCACACCCTTTGCCCAG GTCCTGGCCAGCCTCCGCACTGTCCGCAGTAACCTGACCCACCTCCAGGACCGCGCCGGCATCAA GCGAGGATCGAGCAGCAGCCTGCCCTCGGGGAGCAAGACCAGCCTCTCCG CAGAAGATGCCCACCAGAAGCTCTCACGGGAgaccctggaggagctggattGGTGCTTGGACCAGCTGGAGACGCTGCAGACCCGGCACTCGGTCAGCGAGATGGCCTCCAACAAG TTCAAGCGGATGCTGAACCGGGAGCTGACGCACCTCTCGGAGACCAGCCGCTCCGGGAACCAGGTCTCCGAGTACATCTCCAGCACCTTCCTGG ACAAGCAGCACGAGGTGGAGATCCCCTCAGCACTGGCAAAGGACAAGGAGAAGGAGCGGAGGAAGCGCCCCATGTCCCAGATCAGCGGCGTCAGGAAGCTGAAGCACGGCTCCAGCCTGGCCGCCGCCGGCATCCCCCGCTTCGGGGTGCGCACGGACCACGAGGCGCTGCTGGCCAAG CATCTTCCAGGTGAGCGTCCCGCCGGGATGTCCCCGTCCCCGTGGCCGGGTGGGGACGAGCCACCTCCTGCCTTCCCGCAGGAGCGTGACCTGATGAAGACCTTCCGCATCCCCGTCAACACCTTCATCACCTACATGCTGACGCTGGAGGATCACTACCACGCCGACGTGGCCTACCACAACAACCTGCACGCCGCCGACGTGGCGCAGTCCACACACGTCCTCCTCTCCACACCTGCGCTGGAG GCTGTCTTCACAGACCTGGAGATCATGGCTGCCATCTTCGCCAGCGCCATCCACGACGTTGATCACCCCGGCGTCTCCAACCAGTTCCTCATCAACACCA ACTCGGAGCTGGCCCTGATGTACAACGACGCCTCGGTGCTGGAGAATCATCACCTGGCCGTGGGCTTCAAGCTCCTCCAGGAGGAGAACTGTGACATCTTCCAGAACCTGAGCAGGAAGCAGAGGCAGACGCTCCGTAAAATGGTCATCGACATG gtgTTGGCCACGGACATGTCCAAGCACATGAACCTGCTGGCGGATCTGAAGACCATGGTGGAGACCAAGAAGGTGACCAGCCTGGGGGTGCTACTGCTGGACAACTACTCCGACCGGATCCag GTCCTGCAGAACATGGTGCACTGCGCCGACCTCAGCAACCCCACGAAGCCTCTGGAGCTGTACCGGCAGTGGACCGATCGCATCATGGTGGAGTTCTTCCACCAGGGAGACCGGGAGCGGGAGAAGGGCATGGAGATCAGCCCCATGTGTGACAAGCACACCGCCTCCGTGGAGAAGTCCCAG GTGGGATTCATCGACTTCATCGCCCACCCGCTCTGGGAGACGTGGGCCGACCTCGTGCACCCCGAcgcccaggagctgctggacacGCTGGAGGACAACCGGGAATGGTACCAGAGCATGATCCCGCGCAGCCCCTCCCCTCCGCCCGAGGGACCCGCCGTGTCCCCCGCCACCACCGACAAGTTCCAGTTCGAGCTGacgctggaggaggaggaggagggtgagtCGGACACGGAGCTGGAAGGCGCCGAGAGCCCCTTGGACGAGGACAACAGCGGCTCCAAGACGCCCGGCACGGATGACTCGGAGTCTGCCGACACCAAGCGCCTGTCCCCCGGCCCCGGGGACCGGGACTCGCCCGTGCCCCGCCCCAGGGACGTGGACAACCAGCGGGCGCTGGAGGGGACCCTGCCGAAGGACGGTGGCAGCGGGTGCTCCGTGCCAGGGCCCGAGGGCAGCCAGGGGCTGTGTCTGGACACAGAGGGCAATGTCAcattcctgtccctgggcacgTAG
- the PDE4C gene encoding cAMP-specific 3',5'-cyclic phosphodiesterase 4C isoform X2: MLPTTRCSPGASPATSPRGSPRSSPRNSPVFFRKLLMNQSIRLQRRFTVAHPLCFDLENGPPGRGALDPQASPGAGLVLQGTFTHGQRRESFLYRSDSDYDLSPKAMSRNSSIASDLHGEDMIVTPFAQVLASLRTVRSNLTHLQDRAGIKRGSSSSLPSGSKTSLSEDAHQKLSRETLEELDWCLDQLETLQTRHSVSEMASNKFKRMLNRELTHLSETSRSGNQVSEYISSTFLDKQHEVEIPSALAKDKEKERRKRPMSQISGVRKLKHGSSLAAAGIPRFGVRTDHEALLAKELEDTNKWGLDVFKVAEYSGNRPLTVIMYSIFQERDLMKTFRIPVNTFITYMLTLEDHYHADVAYHNNLHAADVAQSTHVLLSTPALEAVFTDLEIMAAIFASAIHDVDHPGVSNQFLINTNSELALMYNDASVLENHHLAVGFKLLQEENCDIFQNLSRKQRQTLRKMVIDMVLATDMSKHMNLLADLKTMVETKKVTSLGVLLLDNYSDRIQVLQNMVHCADLSNPTKPLELYRQWTDRIMVEFFHQGDREREKGMEISPMCDKHTASVEKSQVGFIDFIAHPLWETWADLVHPDAQELLDTLEDNREWYQSMIPRSPSPPPEGPAVSPATTDKFQFELTLEEEEEGESDTELEGAESPLDEDNSGSKTPGTDDSESADTKRLSPGPGDRDSPVPRPRDVDNQRALEGTLPKDGGSGCSVPGPEGSQGLCLDTEGNVTFLSLGT, translated from the exons ATGCTGCCCACCACGCGCTGCTCGCCGGGGGCTTCTCCGGCCACGTCCCCCCGCGGTTCCCCCCGCAGTTCCCCCCGCAATTCCCCCGTCTTCTTCAGGAAGCTCCTGATGAACCAGAGCATCCGCCTGCAGCGGCGCTTCACCGTGGCGCATCCCCTCTG cTTTGACCTGGAGAATGGCCCCCCAGGCCGGGGAGCGCTGGACCCCCAGGCCAGCCCGGGAGCGGGGCTGGTCCTGCAGGGCACCTTCACCCACGGCCAGCGCCGCGAGTCCTTCCTGTACCGCTCCGACAGCGACTACGACCTGTCCCCAAAAGCCATGTCCCGCAACTCCTCCATCGCCAGCGACCT GCACGGAGAAGACATGATCGTCACACCCTTTGCCCAG GTCCTGGCCAGCCTCCGCACTGTCCGCAGTAACCTGACCCACCTCCAGGACCGCGCCGGCATCAA GCGAGGATCGAGCAGCAGCCTGCCCTCGGGGAGCAAGACCAGCCTCTCCG AAGATGCCCACCAGAAGCTCTCACGGGAgaccctggaggagctggattGGTGCTTGGACCAGCTGGAGACGCTGCAGACCCGGCACTCGGTCAGCGAGATGGCCTCCAACAAG TTCAAGCGGATGCTGAACCGGGAGCTGACGCACCTCTCGGAGACCAGCCGCTCCGGGAACCAGGTCTCCGAGTACATCTCCAGCACCTTCCTGG ACAAGCAGCACGAGGTGGAGATCCCCTCAGCACTGGCAAAGGACAAGGAGAAGGAGCGGAGGAAGCGCCCCATGTCCCAGATCAGCGGCGTCAGGAAGCTGAAGCACGGCTCCAGCCTGGCCGCCGCCGGCATCCCCCGCTTCGGGGTGCGCACGGACCACGAGGCGCTGCTGGCCAAG gagctggaggacaCCAACAAGTGGGGGCTCGACGTGTTCAAAGTCGCCGAGTACTCGGGGAACCGCCCGCTGACCGTCATCATGTACAGCATCTTCCAG GAGCGTGACCTGATGAAGACCTTCCGCATCCCCGTCAACACCTTCATCACCTACATGCTGACGCTGGAGGATCACTACCACGCCGACGTGGCCTACCACAACAACCTGCACGCCGCCGACGTGGCGCAGTCCACACACGTCCTCCTCTCCACACCTGCGCTGGAG GCTGTCTTCACAGACCTGGAGATCATGGCTGCCATCTTCGCCAGCGCCATCCACGACGTTGATCACCCCGGCGTCTCCAACCAGTTCCTCATCAACACCA ACTCGGAGCTGGCCCTGATGTACAACGACGCCTCGGTGCTGGAGAATCATCACCTGGCCGTGGGCTTCAAGCTCCTCCAGGAGGAGAACTGTGACATCTTCCAGAACCTGAGCAGGAAGCAGAGGCAGACGCTCCGTAAAATGGTCATCGACATG gtgTTGGCCACGGACATGTCCAAGCACATGAACCTGCTGGCGGATCTGAAGACCATGGTGGAGACCAAGAAGGTGACCAGCCTGGGGGTGCTACTGCTGGACAACTACTCCGACCGGATCCag GTCCTGCAGAACATGGTGCACTGCGCCGACCTCAGCAACCCCACGAAGCCTCTGGAGCTGTACCGGCAGTGGACCGATCGCATCATGGTGGAGTTCTTCCACCAGGGAGACCGGGAGCGGGAGAAGGGCATGGAGATCAGCCCCATGTGTGACAAGCACACCGCCTCCGTGGAGAAGTCCCAG GTGGGATTCATCGACTTCATCGCCCACCCGCTCTGGGAGACGTGGGCCGACCTCGTGCACCCCGAcgcccaggagctgctggacacGCTGGAGGACAACCGGGAATGGTACCAGAGCATGATCCCGCGCAGCCCCTCCCCTCCGCCCGAGGGACCCGCCGTGTCCCCCGCCACCACCGACAAGTTCCAGTTCGAGCTGacgctggaggaggaggaggagggtgagtCGGACACGGAGCTGGAAGGCGCCGAGAGCCCCTTGGACGAGGACAACAGCGGCTCCAAGACGCCCGGCACGGATGACTCGGAGTCTGCCGACACCAAGCGCCTGTCCCCCGGCCCCGGGGACCGGGACTCGCCCGTGCCCCGCCCCAGGGACGTGGACAACCAGCGGGCGCTGGAGGGGACCCTGCCGAAGGACGGTGGCAGCGGGTGCTCCGTGCCAGGGCCCGAGGGCAGCCAGGGGCTGTGTCTGGACACAGAGGGCAATGTCAcattcctgtccctgggcacgTAG
- the PDE4C gene encoding cAMP-specific 3',5'-cyclic phosphodiesterase 4C isoform X1 gives MLPTTRCSPGASPATSPRGSPRSSPRNSPVFFRKLLMNQSIRLQRRFTVAHPLCFDLENGPPGRGALDPQASPGAGLVLQGTFTHGQRRESFLYRSDSDYDLSPKAMSRNSSIASDLHGEDMIVTPFAQVLASLRTVRSNLTHLQDRAGIKRGSSSSLPSGSKTSLSAEDAHQKLSRETLEELDWCLDQLETLQTRHSVSEMASNKFKRMLNRELTHLSETSRSGNQVSEYISSTFLDKQHEVEIPSALAKDKEKERRKRPMSQISGVRKLKHGSSLAAAGIPRFGVRTDHEALLAKELEDTNKWGLDVFKVAEYSGNRPLTVIMYSIFQERDLMKTFRIPVNTFITYMLTLEDHYHADVAYHNNLHAADVAQSTHVLLSTPALEAVFTDLEIMAAIFASAIHDVDHPGVSNQFLINTNSELALMYNDASVLENHHLAVGFKLLQEENCDIFQNLSRKQRQTLRKMVIDMVLATDMSKHMNLLADLKTMVETKKVTSLGVLLLDNYSDRIQVLQNMVHCADLSNPTKPLELYRQWTDRIMVEFFHQGDREREKGMEISPMCDKHTASVEKSQVGFIDFIAHPLWETWADLVHPDAQELLDTLEDNREWYQSMIPRSPSPPPEGPAVSPATTDKFQFELTLEEEEEGESDTELEGAESPLDEDNSGSKTPGTDDSESADTKRLSPGPGDRDSPVPRPRDVDNQRALEGTLPKDGGSGCSVPGPEGSQGLCLDTEGNVTFLSLGT, from the exons ATGCTGCCCACCACGCGCTGCTCGCCGGGGGCTTCTCCGGCCACGTCCCCCCGCGGTTCCCCCCGCAGTTCCCCCCGCAATTCCCCCGTCTTCTTCAGGAAGCTCCTGATGAACCAGAGCATCCGCCTGCAGCGGCGCTTCACCGTGGCGCATCCCCTCTG cTTTGACCTGGAGAATGGCCCCCCAGGCCGGGGAGCGCTGGACCCCCAGGCCAGCCCGGGAGCGGGGCTGGTCCTGCAGGGCACCTTCACCCACGGCCAGCGCCGCGAGTCCTTCCTGTACCGCTCCGACAGCGACTACGACCTGTCCCCAAAAGCCATGTCCCGCAACTCCTCCATCGCCAGCGACCT GCACGGAGAAGACATGATCGTCACACCCTTTGCCCAG GTCCTGGCCAGCCTCCGCACTGTCCGCAGTAACCTGACCCACCTCCAGGACCGCGCCGGCATCAA GCGAGGATCGAGCAGCAGCCTGCCCTCGGGGAGCAAGACCAGCCTCTCCG CAGAAGATGCCCACCAGAAGCTCTCACGGGAgaccctggaggagctggattGGTGCTTGGACCAGCTGGAGACGCTGCAGACCCGGCACTCGGTCAGCGAGATGGCCTCCAACAAG TTCAAGCGGATGCTGAACCGGGAGCTGACGCACCTCTCGGAGACCAGCCGCTCCGGGAACCAGGTCTCCGAGTACATCTCCAGCACCTTCCTGG ACAAGCAGCACGAGGTGGAGATCCCCTCAGCACTGGCAAAGGACAAGGAGAAGGAGCGGAGGAAGCGCCCCATGTCCCAGATCAGCGGCGTCAGGAAGCTGAAGCACGGCTCCAGCCTGGCCGCCGCCGGCATCCCCCGCTTCGGGGTGCGCACGGACCACGAGGCGCTGCTGGCCAAG gagctggaggacaCCAACAAGTGGGGGCTCGACGTGTTCAAAGTCGCCGAGTACTCGGGGAACCGCCCGCTGACCGTCATCATGTACAGCATCTTCCAG GAGCGTGACCTGATGAAGACCTTCCGCATCCCCGTCAACACCTTCATCACCTACATGCTGACGCTGGAGGATCACTACCACGCCGACGTGGCCTACCACAACAACCTGCACGCCGCCGACGTGGCGCAGTCCACACACGTCCTCCTCTCCACACCTGCGCTGGAG GCTGTCTTCACAGACCTGGAGATCATGGCTGCCATCTTCGCCAGCGCCATCCACGACGTTGATCACCCCGGCGTCTCCAACCAGTTCCTCATCAACACCA ACTCGGAGCTGGCCCTGATGTACAACGACGCCTCGGTGCTGGAGAATCATCACCTGGCCGTGGGCTTCAAGCTCCTCCAGGAGGAGAACTGTGACATCTTCCAGAACCTGAGCAGGAAGCAGAGGCAGACGCTCCGTAAAATGGTCATCGACATG gtgTTGGCCACGGACATGTCCAAGCACATGAACCTGCTGGCGGATCTGAAGACCATGGTGGAGACCAAGAAGGTGACCAGCCTGGGGGTGCTACTGCTGGACAACTACTCCGACCGGATCCag GTCCTGCAGAACATGGTGCACTGCGCCGACCTCAGCAACCCCACGAAGCCTCTGGAGCTGTACCGGCAGTGGACCGATCGCATCATGGTGGAGTTCTTCCACCAGGGAGACCGGGAGCGGGAGAAGGGCATGGAGATCAGCCCCATGTGTGACAAGCACACCGCCTCCGTGGAGAAGTCCCAG GTGGGATTCATCGACTTCATCGCCCACCCGCTCTGGGAGACGTGGGCCGACCTCGTGCACCCCGAcgcccaggagctgctggacacGCTGGAGGACAACCGGGAATGGTACCAGAGCATGATCCCGCGCAGCCCCTCCCCTCCGCCCGAGGGACCCGCCGTGTCCCCCGCCACCACCGACAAGTTCCAGTTCGAGCTGacgctggaggaggaggaggagggtgagtCGGACACGGAGCTGGAAGGCGCCGAGAGCCCCTTGGACGAGGACAACAGCGGCTCCAAGACGCCCGGCACGGATGACTCGGAGTCTGCCGACACCAAGCGCCTGTCCCCCGGCCCCGGGGACCGGGACTCGCCCGTGCCCCGCCCCAGGGACGTGGACAACCAGCGGGCGCTGGAGGGGACCCTGCCGAAGGACGGTGGCAGCGGGTGCTCCGTGCCAGGGCCCGAGGGCAGCCAGGGGCTGTGTCTGGACACAGAGGGCAATGTCAcattcctgtccctgggcacgTAG
- the CIST1 gene encoding uncharacterized LOC729966 homolog, with product MARGALPLLCCAAALLAAAATSQGSHSVTQSSPDVGRVDAPPSSAPASKPTPASPSSTTTASTPSHATASAASSSPPSSASTAAAPSSAPGSMTPPTSSSSTSTASSSTSTAPAPSSTPGSMTPPTSSSSTSGSMTPPTSSSSTSTASSSASTAPAPSSTPGSKPPPTSPSSTSTAPPPSHTNASRSTPHPSNSTATPAPSSPRPASPSSPTPTVSLGPNSTSSASTSSRTTATTEGSSRQHPTEPSPAVVVIISLSVCVLVAGVTVLLVRLSRRGTPRFQHLDEVPMSKVMEESPASPPPPADPPSAAPRAPHTAE from the exons ATGGCCCGGGGTGCgctccccctgctctgctgcgCCGCTGCCCTGCTCGCTGCCGCAG CCACCAGCCAGGGGAGTCACAGCGTGACTCAGTCCAGCCCTGACGTGGGAAGAGTTGATGCACCTCCATCCAGTGCCCCTGCATCAAAACCAACTCCAGCATCTCCATCCAGCACCACCACAGCATCAACTCCATCCCATGCCACGGCATCAGCAGCATCTTCATCACCTCCATCCAGCGCCAGCACGGCAGCAGCTCCATCCAGTGCCCCTGGATCAATGACACCTCCAACATCTTcatccagcaccagcacagcctcatccagcaccagcacagcaccagctcCATCCAGTACCCCTGGATCAATGACACCTCCAACATCTTCATCCAGCACCTCTGGATCAATGACACCTCCAACATCTTcatccagcaccagcacagcctcatccagcgccagcacagcaccagctcCATCCAGTACCCCTGGATCAAAACCACCTCCAACATCTCcatccagcaccagcacagccccacctccatcccacaCAAATGCATCCAGATCCACACCGCATCCATCCAACTCAACAGCAACGCCAGCCCCATCCTCACCCAGGCCTGcttctcccagttcccccacACCCACAGTGAGCCTGGGTCccaacagcaccagcagtgccagcaccagctccagaACGACAGCAACCACTGAGGGCAGCTCCA GGCAGCACCCCACTGAGCCGAGCCCTGCTGTGGTGGTGATCATCTCGCTCTCCGTCTGCGTGCTGGTGGCGGGGGTGACCGTGCTGCTGGTGCGGCTGTCCCGGCGCGGGACCCCCCGCTTCCAGCACCTGGATGAGGTGCCCATG agCAAAGTGATGGAGGagtcccctgccagccccccacccccagctgACCCCCCCTCTGCAGCCCCCCGGGCTCCCCACACTGCTGAATAA